The proteins below are encoded in one region of Geothermobacter hydrogeniphilus:
- a CDS encoding sigma-54 interaction domain-containing protein, whose product MQSTSPLTIEHLPAVRPDLVALGGGSRWRVERCSVRLADRFASDPEALRGRDLSTLFAGSQPSLVELLREVVEKDALLSGVVLRLPSGETVNLALEPLGLSDDYSGYRVALFLQQHESEPPGETFGLIGSSPAMRDVLRKIERYGPTEAAVVVTGETGTGKELVAAALHRASERCDGPLVAVNCAAISSELLESELFGHEKGAFTGAIRSHRGRFERADGGTLFLDEVGDMPAEIQAKLLRVLETGCIERVGAEREQRVDVRVVCATNVPLEQAVGEGRFRADLYHRLAVLRIHLPPLRERVEDIPPLVDHFLRSFSKKYRRRIERLTPEAISLLQAYLWPGNIRELRNVLERVFIETRAEVIGARAFAEWVRERQAFASGGQSRTDAPIVPPYPLPQTERLLEAPAELSSRDRHSHSTCPVGLTREMIREALDYHRGNLSAAARRLGVHRATLYRYLKKLGIQR is encoded by the coding sequence ATGCAATCGACCTCTCCTTTGACCATCGAACATCTCCCCGCGGTCAGACCCGACCTGGTGGCGCTCGGCGGCGGTTCGCGCTGGCGGGTTGAACGCTGCTCGGTGCGACTGGCCGACCGGTTCGCGAGTGATCCCGAGGCGCTGCGCGGGAGAGATCTTTCGACCCTGTTCGCCGGCAGCCAGCCGTCACTGGTCGAATTGTTGCGCGAAGTGGTGGAGAAGGACGCGCTTCTCTCCGGGGTTGTCCTGCGTCTTCCTTCCGGCGAGACGGTTAACCTGGCGTTGGAGCCGCTGGGATTGAGTGATGATTACAGCGGTTACCGGGTCGCTCTGTTCCTGCAACAGCATGAGTCCGAACCCCCCGGGGAGACCTTCGGCCTGATCGGAAGCAGCCCGGCGATGCGCGATGTGCTTCGCAAGATTGAACGTTATGGTCCGACCGAGGCGGCGGTGGTGGTGACCGGCGAAACCGGCACCGGCAAGGAGCTGGTGGCCGCGGCGCTGCACCGGGCCAGTGAGCGGTGCGATGGCCCGCTGGTGGCGGTCAATTGTGCGGCGATCAGTTCCGAGTTGCTTGAGTCGGAACTGTTCGGACATGAAAAGGGTGCGTTTACCGGAGCGATCCGCAGCCATCGCGGTCGCTTTGAACGGGCCGACGGCGGCACTCTGTTTCTCGATGAGGTCGGTGACATGCCGGCCGAGATCCAGGCCAAGTTGCTGCGGGTACTGGAGACCGGCTGCATTGAGCGGGTCGGTGCCGAGCGGGAACAGCGGGTTGATGTGCGTGTCGTTTGTGCCACCAACGTGCCGCTGGAGCAGGCGGTCGGAGAAGGGCGCTTCCGTGCCGACCTCTACCACCGGTTGGCGGTGCTGCGTATCCACCTGCCGCCGTTGCGGGAAAGGGTCGAGGATATTCCGCCGCTGGTCGACCATTTCCTGCGGTCCTTCTCGAAAAAATACCGGCGGCGTATCGAACGCCTGACGCCCGAGGCCATTTCCCTGCTGCAGGCCTATCTCTGGCCGGGAAATATCCGCGAGCTGCGCAACGTCCTGGAGCGGGTCTTTATCGAGACCCGGGCCGAGGTGATCGGAGCGCGCGCCTTTGCCGAATGGGTGCGGGAGCGGCAGGCGTTCGCGTCCGGCGGCCAGTCGCGGACGGACGCTCCGATTGTCCCTCCTTATCCCCTGCCGCAGACTGAACGCCTGCTCGAAGCCCCGGCCGAGCTTTCCAGCCGCGACCGGCACTCCCATTCCACCTGCCCGGTCGGGTTGACCCGTGAAATGATCCGCGAAGCCCTGGACTATCATCGCGGCAATCTGAGCGCCGCGGCCCGGCGCCTCGGTGTTCATCGCGCAACGCTCTATCGATACCTGAAGAAACTCGGTATTCAGCGCTAG
- the phoU gene encoding phosphate signaling complex protein PhoU: MTVHMLREMEKLKKMILALAALVEESVQQGVLALLKRDADLARKVIEMGDQVNQLEVDLEEECLKILALHQPVAVDLRYIVAVLKINNDFERINDLAGNLAERALQLMNDPELEPPFAVQRMSEVVEKMLKKTLDSLVNMDLALALDVLDLDDEVDSLHRESFARTKDRIRQQPEQLDGLIQYLSISRYLERIADLTTNVAEDVVYMVEGKIIRHHNTA; encoded by the coding sequence ATGACTGTGCACATGCTGCGGGAAATGGAAAAGCTGAAAAAGATGATTCTCGCTCTGGCAGCGCTGGTTGAAGAGAGTGTCCAGCAGGGGGTTCTCGCTCTGTTGAAAAGAGATGCCGACCTGGCCCGCAAGGTGATTGAAATGGGAGACCAGGTCAACCAGCTGGAAGTCGACCTTGAGGAAGAGTGCCTGAAAATCCTCGCCCTGCATCAGCCGGTCGCCGTCGATCTGCGCTATATCGTCGCGGTGCTGAAGATCAACAACGATTTCGAACGGATCAACGATCTAGCCGGCAATCTCGCCGAACGCGCCCTGCAGCTGATGAATGATCCGGAGCTGGAGCCGCCCTTCGCCGTGCAGCGGATGAGTGAGGTGGTGGAGAAGATGCTCAAGAAGACCCTCGATTCCCTGGTCAACATGGATCTGGCCCTCGCCCTGGATGTCCTTGATCTTGACGATGAGGTTGACAGTCTGCACCGCGAGAGCTTCGCCAGGACCAAGGACCGCATTCGTCAGCAGCCCGAACAACTCGATGGCCTGATTCAGTATCTCTCGATTTCCCGCTACCTGGAGCGAATCGCCGATTTGACCACCAACGTGGCGGAGGATGTGGTGTATATGGTTGAAGGGAAGATCATCCGACACCACAACACAGCTTGA
- the pstB gene encoding phosphate ABC transporter ATP-binding protein PstB, with translation MDRTHSDVISRPRGEVKISARGLNFYYGNQQALINNDLDILSGKVTAIIGPSGCGKSTHLRIYNRIFELYKGQRATGQLLLDGENVLDSKIDVLELRRRIGMIFQKPTPFPMSVFDNVAYGLKQHYLLPRSEMRDRVEEALKAAALWDEVNDKLDKPGTALSGGQQQRLCIARAIAVQPEVLLMDEPTSAIDPVATAKIEDLIGALRGRYTIVIVTHNMQQAARISDYTAFFYQGTIVEYGETETMFTKPKVKQTEDYITGRFG, from the coding sequence ATGGACCGGACACACTCCGACGTTATCAGCCGCCCCCGCGGGGAGGTGAAAATTTCCGCGCGCGGATTGAATTTCTACTACGGCAACCAGCAGGCGCTGATCAACAATGATCTCGACATTCTGAGCGGCAAAGTGACCGCCATTATCGGGCCGTCCGGTTGCGGCAAGTCGACCCACCTGCGTATCTACAACCGGATCTTCGAACTTTACAAGGGACAGCGGGCTACGGGGCAACTGTTGCTCGACGGGGAGAATGTTCTCGATTCGAAAATCGACGTTCTGGAGCTGCGTCGCCGCATCGGCATGATTTTCCAGAAGCCGACCCCCTTCCCGATGAGCGTGTTCGACAATGTCGCTTATGGTTTGAAGCAGCACTATCTTCTGCCCCGCAGCGAGATGCGGGACCGGGTGGAGGAGGCGCTCAAGGCTGCCGCGCTCTGGGACGAGGTCAACGACAAGCTCGACAAACCCGGCACCGCCCTTTCCGGCGGTCAGCAGCAGCGCCTCTGCATCGCCCGGGCGATCGCCGTGCAGCCCGAGGTGTTGCTGATGGATGAGCCGACCTCGGCCATCGATCCGGTGGCCACTGCCAAGATCGAGGATCTGATCGGCGCCCTGCGCGGTCGCTACACGATCGTCATCGTCACCCACAACATGCAGCAGGCGGCGCGAATTTCCGACTACACCGCCTTTTTCTACCAGGGGACGATCGTTGAATACGGTGAGACCGAGACCATGTTCACCAAGCCGAAGGTCAAGCAGACCGAGGACTATATTACCGGCCGGTTCGGCTGA
- the pstA gene encoding phosphate ABC transporter permease PstA produces MRERSLARRKLTDLLVRIISVLAALFGLFILGWILYVIMARGVGAINWAFFTELPAPPGMMGGGLANAIVGTLLITVLASLIGIPLGLLTGVYLAEFGGQSRLAEAIRFCSNLLMGTPSIIVGVFVYGLIVVPLGDFSAWAGAVALAIIMLPVVARTTEEMLNLVPDSLREAALGLGTPRWKTTLQILFRAAGSGLVTGILLAVARVSGETAPLLFTSLNSPFWFETLNEPIGNLTVTIFNYAMSPYADWQAKAWGASLLITLGVLSATLLARTTLWLRRK; encoded by the coding sequence GTGAGGGAGCGGTCGCTGGCGAGGCGCAAGTTGACCGATCTGCTGGTGCGGATCATCTCCGTGCTGGCCGCCCTGTTCGGTCTCTTCATCCTTGGCTGGATTCTCTACGTGATCATGGCGCGGGGTGTCGGCGCTATCAACTGGGCGTTTTTCACCGAGCTGCCGGCTCCCCCGGGGATGATGGGCGGCGGACTGGCCAATGCCATTGTCGGCACCCTGCTGATTACCGTGCTGGCCAGCCTGATCGGCATCCCTCTCGGGTTGCTGACCGGGGTCTACCTGGCCGAGTTCGGCGGCCAGTCTCGTCTGGCCGAAGCCATCCGCTTCTGCAGCAACCTGCTGATGGGGACCCCCTCGATCATCGTCGGCGTCTTTGTCTACGGACTGATCGTGGTGCCGCTGGGGGATTTCTCCGCCTGGGCCGGCGCCGTCGCCCTGGCGATCATCATGCTGCCGGTGGTGGCCCGGACCACCGAGGAGATGCTCAACCTGGTTCCTGACAGTCTGCGCGAAGCGGCCCTCGGTCTCGGCACGCCGCGCTGGAAAACCACCCTGCAGATCCTTTTTCGGGCCGCCGGCAGCGGTCTGGTGACCGGCATTCTGCTGGCCGTGGCCCGGGTCAGCGGTGAAACCGCGCCGCTGCTGTTTACCTCGCTGAACAGTCCGTTCTGGTTCGAGACCCTCAACGAGCCGATCGGCAACCTGACCGTCACCATCTTCAACTACGCGATGAGTCCCTATGCCGACTGGCAGGCCAAGGCCTGGGGCGCCTCGCTGCTGATTACCCTCGGCGTTCTCAGTGCCACCCTGCTGGCCCGAACCACCCTCTGGTTGAGGAGAAAATAA
- the pstC gene encoding phosphate ABC transporter permease subunit PstC gives MQTHRRFDWDPVFHYLTLGGGLVLMLVVGAIFWELWQGSQLSLEKFGWSFLVTETWDPVSETFGAASTIYGTLVSTLIAMLIAVPLSLAIALFLVELAPPRVSALVGGGIELLAAIPSIIYGMWGLFVFAPFMSETVQPLLAHIPGPFFTGTPMGIGMLSAGFILALMILPFITAVTRDIFRMVPAVVKESAYGMGSTTWEVTRKVTIPYGIQGIIGACFLGLGRAIGETMAVTFVIGNRHEISASLFAAGNSIASTLANEFTEASEDIYLSSLVELGLVLFGLTLLLQILAQWWLKRTRRKMGGGL, from the coding sequence ATGCAGACACATCGACGTTTTGATTGGGATCCTGTTTTCCACTACCTGACTCTTGGCGGGGGACTGGTCCTGATGCTGGTGGTGGGGGCAATTTTCTGGGAGCTCTGGCAGGGCTCCCAGTTGTCGCTGGAAAAATTCGGCTGGTCTTTCCTGGTCACCGAAACCTGGGATCCGGTCAGTGAAACCTTCGGCGCCGCCAGCACCATTTACGGAACCCTGGTTTCAACCCTGATCGCCATGCTGATTGCCGTCCCCTTAAGTTTGGCGATCGCCCTGTTTCTGGTGGAGCTGGCGCCGCCGCGGGTTTCGGCCCTGGTCGGCGGCGGAATCGAACTGCTGGCGGCGATTCCGAGCATCATCTACGGCATGTGGGGCCTGTTCGTCTTTGCTCCCTTCATGTCCGAAACGGTACAGCCGCTGCTGGCCCATATTCCCGGGCCCTTCTTTACCGGAACGCCGATGGGCATCGGCATGCTCAGTGCCGGGTTCATCCTGGCGCTGATGATCCTGCCCTTTATCACCGCGGTGACCCGTGACATTTTCCGCATGGTGCCGGCGGTGGTCAAGGAATCGGCCTACGGGATGGGGTCGACCACCTGGGAGGTGACCCGCAAGGTGACCATTCCCTACGGCATCCAGGGGATCATCGGCGCCTGTTTTCTTGGTCTCGGGCGCGCCATCGGCGAAACCATGGCGGTAACCTTTGTCATCGGCAACCGGCATGAAATATCCGCCAGTCTGTTTGCCGCCGGCAACAGCATCGCTTCGACCCTGGCCAACGAGTTCACCGAGGCCTCCGAGGATATTTACCTCAGTTCACTGGTGGAACTGGGACTGGTGCTGTTCGGTCTGACCCTGCTGCTGCAGATCCTTGCCCAGTGGTGGCTGAAACGGACCCGGCGCAAGATGGGAGGTGGGCTGTGA
- the pstS gene encoding phosphate ABC transporter substrate-binding protein PstS, which produces MLQQCKRILLIALALTLAVGAVPALAKSRTINGAGATFPFPVYSQWAYQYYRVAKVRLNYQSIGSGGGIRQIKAKTVDFGASDAPLKPVDLEAAGLLQFPMIMGGVVPVVNVPGISAGQLKLSGKLLADIFQGKISKWNDARIQADNQGLALPDQAITVVHRSDGSGTTWIFTNYLTKVSSSWAKKIGNNKAVNWPVGVGGKGNEGVASYVQRVKGSIGYVEYAYALQNKMNHVLLKNSDGNYVAPTSETFQAAAAGADWANAKGYYMVLTNQPGENSWPITGASFILMYKNQVKPETARAVLSFFDWCYKNGGEIANNLDYVPMPAKVVDMVEATWRQEIKASGKPVWK; this is translated from the coding sequence ATGCTGCAGCAATGTAAACGGATCCTGCTGATCGCTCTGGCCCTGACCCTGGCCGTCGGCGCGGTTCCGGCCCTGGCCAAATCCCGCACCATCAATGGCGCCGGCGCGACCTTCCCGTTCCCGGTCTATTCGCAGTGGGCCTATCAGTACTACCGGGTGGCCAAGGTCAGACTCAACTACCAGTCGATCGGTTCCGGTGGAGGAATTCGCCAGATCAAGGCCAAAACCGTTGATTTCGGTGCGTCCGATGCTCCCCTCAAGCCGGTTGATCTCGAAGCCGCCGGGCTGCTGCAGTTCCCGATGATCATGGGCGGCGTGGTACCGGTAGTCAATGTCCCCGGTATCAGTGCGGGACAGCTGAAACTTTCCGGGAAGCTGCTGGCCGACATTTTCCAGGGCAAGATCAGCAAATGGAATGATGCCCGCATCCAGGCCGACAACCAGGGTCTTGCCCTCCCCGACCAGGCGATCACCGTGGTGCATCGTTCGGACGGTTCCGGGACCACCTGGATTTTTACCAATTACCTGACCAAGGTTTCGTCCTCCTGGGCGAAAAAGATCGGCAACAACAAGGCGGTCAACTGGCCGGTCGGGGTCGGCGGCAAAGGCAATGAAGGCGTCGCCTCCTATGTCCAGCGGGTCAAGGGTTCCATCGGTTACGTCGAGTACGCCTACGCGCTGCAGAACAAGATGAACCATGTGCTGCTGAAAAACAGCGACGGCAACTATGTCGCTCCGACCAGTGAAACGTTTCAGGCTGCGGCTGCCGGTGCCGATTGGGCCAACGCCAAGGGTTACTACATGGTCCTGACCAATCAGCCGGGGGAAAACAGCTGGCCGATTACCGGGGCGTCCTTCATCCTCATGTACAAGAACCAGGTCAAGCCGGAGACCGCCCGGGCGGTTCTCTCCTTCTTCGACTGGTGTTACAAGAATGGCGGCGAGATTGCCAACAATCTCGACTATGTGCCGATGCCGGCCAAGGTCGTGGACATGGTTGAAGCAACCTGGCGCCAGGAAATCAAGGCTTCCGGAAAGCCGGTCTGGAAGTAG
- the tsaA gene encoding tRNA (N6-threonylcarbamoyladenosine(37)-N6)-methyltransferase TrmO, producing the protein MSEPINLPVEPNLQLKIIARARSPFREKFAAPRQPGLVPAAEGFIELLPPYNRKEALKDIEQYSHIWLLFLFDQVPADKPWQPTVRPPRLGGNRRSGVFATRSPFRPNRIGMSVIKLCGVEQREGKLGLVVTGLDLIDRTPIIDIKPYLPYVDQVENASAGAFAKAPAAERRVRFSAPAREALAGRQELETLINQTLALDPRPGYRHGEGTGEFGMNLSGCNIRWREEEDGPLVINIEDDHEK; encoded by the coding sequence ATGTCCGAACCGATCAACCTGCCAGTCGAGCCGAATCTGCAACTGAAGATCATCGCCCGGGCGCGCTCTCCTTTTCGGGAGAAGTTCGCCGCGCCAAGGCAACCGGGACTGGTTCCGGCAGCAGAGGGATTCATTGAACTGCTGCCGCCCTACAACCGCAAAGAAGCGTTGAAGGACATCGAACAGTACAGCCACATCTGGCTGCTGTTTCTCTTTGACCAGGTTCCGGCCGACAAGCCATGGCAGCCGACGGTGCGGCCGCCACGCCTCGGCGGCAACCGGCGCAGCGGGGTCTTTGCCACCCGCTCCCCTTTCCGCCCCAATCGTATCGGCATGTCGGTGATCAAACTGTGCGGCGTCGAACAACGGGAAGGAAAGCTGGGCCTGGTCGTGACCGGCCTCGACCTGATTGATCGGACTCCCATCATCGATATCAAGCCCTACCTCCCCTACGTCGACCAGGTGGAGAACGCCTCGGCCGGCGCCTTCGCCAAAGCCCCGGCGGCGGAACGCCGGGTACGCTTCAGCGCGCCGGCCCGCGAAGCCCTGGCCGGACGGCAGGAGCTGGAAACCCTGATCAACCAGACCCTCGCTCTCGACCCGCGTCCCGGCTACCGGCACGGCGAAGGCACGGGCGAATTCGGCATGAACCTCTCAGGCTGCAACATCCGCTGGCGGGAAGAAGAAGACGGGCCGCTGGTGATAAACATTGAAGATGATCACGAAAAATGA
- a CDS encoding sensor histidine kinase, with protein sequence MTLVLALLQQMSLFLVIAYLFTKSPIFRPLAGDTLRARHKLILYFVFSVFSILGTYFGLPVQDAIANTRAIGAVLAGLIGGPVLGLSVGLTSGLHRYSLGGFTAFSCGVSTTIEGLVGGLVHLYLVRRGQSDRVYSPQTAFVATFCAELLQMAIILLLSRPFEDALSLVRAIALPMVLANSTGAAIFTSIIRDQKRMYDKFGAIFSAKALRIAERALGLLSRGLNQKTAEQLALIIHDETGVGAVAITDREKILAFVGAGSDHHHPGSAITSGFTRKAIASNRVVYADGVREHFHCTISGTCPLGSALVVPLHVDNEVIGTIKLYEPQQKLFLNLNRTLGEGIANLLSHQLLRTRFEEQKNLLVKSELKLVQAQINPHFLFNALNTVIAVIRKDADRGRDLLLHLSNFFRKNLKRTSDLATLEEELDHVNSYLKLEKARFEDRLRVEMEVDPALLKLKMPIFVLQPILENAVKHGISNILGQGIIRLTALQQGDCVVITIEDNAGLYKAGHQSGLGMNIVDKRIRRLYGDQFGLAVDCIPDEKTLVTIRLPGEMRSVA encoded by the coding sequence ATGACACTGGTCCTTGCCTTACTCCAGCAGATGTCGCTGTTCCTGGTCATCGCCTACCTGTTCACCAAGTCGCCGATTTTCCGGCCGCTGGCGGGAGATACTCTGCGTGCCCGCCACAAGCTGATTCTCTATTTCGTCTTCTCAGTCTTTTCGATCCTCGGCACCTATTTCGGGTTGCCGGTCCAGGACGCCATTGCCAATACGCGAGCCATCGGCGCGGTTCTCGCCGGGCTGATCGGCGGGCCGGTACTCGGGCTCTCAGTCGGTCTGACCAGCGGCCTGCATCGCTATTCGCTGGGAGGCTTTACCGCTTTTTCCTGTGGTGTTTCCACCACCATTGAGGGCCTGGTTGGCGGACTGGTCCATCTCTACCTGGTCAGACGCGGCCAGTCCGACAGGGTTTACAGTCCACAGACCGCCTTTGTTGCCACCTTCTGCGCCGAACTGCTGCAGATGGCCATCATTCTGCTGCTCTCGCGACCGTTTGAAGATGCCCTGTCCCTGGTGCGGGCCATTGCCCTGCCGATGGTCCTCGCCAACAGCACCGGCGCCGCCATTTTCACCAGTATCATCCGCGACCAGAAACGGATGTACGACAAATTCGGCGCCATTTTCTCAGCCAAGGCCCTGCGCATCGCCGAACGGGCACTGGGGCTCTTGTCCCGGGGTCTCAATCAGAAAACCGCTGAGCAGCTGGCCCTGATCATCCACGACGAAACCGGGGTCGGAGCGGTGGCGATCACCGACCGGGAGAAAATTCTCGCCTTTGTCGGCGCGGGCTCCGACCACCATCACCCGGGCAGCGCCATCACCTCCGGTTTCACCCGCAAGGCAATCGCGAGCAACCGGGTTGTTTACGCCGACGGCGTGCGGGAACATTTTCACTGCACCATCTCCGGAACCTGCCCACTCGGCTCGGCGCTTGTCGTTCCGCTGCACGTTGACAATGAAGTCATCGGCACCATAAAGCTCTACGAACCGCAGCAGAAACTCTTTCTCAACCTCAACCGCACCCTGGGGGAAGGCATCGCCAACCTGCTGTCCCATCAGCTGCTGAGAACCCGTTTCGAAGAGCAGAAAAACCTGCTGGTCAAATCGGAGCTCAAACTGGTTCAGGCCCAGATCAACCCCCACTTCCTGTTTAACGCTCTCAACACCGTGATTGCCGTCATTCGCAAGGATGCCGACCGGGGCCGGGACCTGCTGCTGCATCTGTCCAATTTTTTCCGCAAGAACCTGAAACGGACCAGCGACCTGGCAACGCTCGAAGAGGAACTTGACCATGTCAACTCCTACCTGAAGCTTGAAAAAGCCCGATTCGAAGACCGGCTCAGGGTCGAGATGGAGGTCGATCCCGCCCTGCTCAAACTGAAAATGCCGATCTTCGTTCTCCAGCCGATCCTGGAAAACGCCGTCAAACACGGGATCTCCAACATCCTCGGGCAGGGGATCATCCGCCTGACCGCCCTCCAGCAGGGAGATTGCGTCGTCATCACCATTGAAGATAATGCCGGCCTCTACAAGGCAGGACACCAGAGCGGACTGGGAATGAACATCGTTGACAAGCGGATCCGGCGCCTGTACGGCGACCAGTTCGGCCTGGCGGTCGATTGCATCCCCGACGAGAAGACCCTGGTCACGATCAGGCTTCCGGGCGAGATGAGGTCGGTCGCATGA
- the btsR gene encoding two-component system response regulator BtsR, producing the protein MIRTMIVDDEPHAREELEALLEEIGGCEIVASCSNGIDALKAINRIHPEALFLDVQMPVLNGFELLSLIEDKVMPHIVFVTAYDEYALKAFEEKTLDYLLKPVDKDRLKKTLRKMRSTLRSGAHPELTALTIERIPCLRKNRIKLVDLADVEFVRSSASGVNLVTPGGTFFTELTLKLLEDRTRLLRCHRQYLVNIAQIDEINLQEGGGAEIRTRSARTLPVSRRYLKKLKETLLL; encoded by the coding sequence ATGATACGCACCATGATCGTCGATGACGAACCCCACGCCCGGGAAGAGCTTGAAGCCCTGCTGGAGGAGATCGGTGGATGTGAAATCGTCGCCAGCTGTTCCAACGGAATCGACGCGCTCAAAGCCATCAACCGGATCCACCCGGAAGCGCTCTTTCTCGATGTCCAGATGCCGGTGCTGAACGGTTTCGAGTTGCTGAGCCTGATCGAAGATAAGGTGATGCCGCATATCGTCTTTGTCACGGCCTATGACGAATATGCCTTGAAGGCGTTTGAAGAAAAAACCCTGGACTATCTGCTGAAACCGGTCGATAAGGACCGCCTGAAAAAAACCCTGCGTAAAATGCGTTCGACCCTTCGTTCCGGGGCACATCCGGAATTGACCGCCCTGACCATTGAACGGATCCCCTGCCTGAGAAAAAACCGCATCAAACTGGTCGACCTGGCAGATGTCGAATTCGTGCGCTCCTCCGCCAGCGGGGTCAACCTTGTCACCCCCGGCGGGACTTTCTTCACCGAGCTGACGCTCAAGCTGCTGGAAGACCGAACCCGCCTGCTGCGCTGCCACCGACAGTATCTGGTCAATATCGCCCAGATCGATGAAATAAACCTGCAGGAAGGCGGTGGCGCAGAAATCCGCACCCGGAGCGCCAGGACTCTACCGGTCAGCCGCCGCTATCTGAAAAAACTCAAGGAAACCCTGCTCCTCTAA
- a CDS encoding TRAP transporter substrate-binding protein DctP translates to MLVVCGLLLGGILPTQAQAADQKVYHWRLAQTWPTNFPIFGDAVKNMAEMVKKMSNGRLLIRIDSKNKHKSPFGIFDMVRAGQYDMGHSASYYWKGKDPNTMFFTTMPFGMIAPEQYAWFYYGDGMKLMKEVYGKYGLYSFPGGNTGNQMGGWFRKEIKSLDDLKGLKMRIPGFAGEVISKLGVVVTNIAAGELYTALDRGTIDALEWVGPSLDLNMGFNKIAPFYYTGWHEPATELQFLVNQKKFDALPADLQEILTVAMKTAAYDMYAQSYHESAVNWAKIQKDYPNIKVRTFPKEIISKLKEENTKLLNEKAAANPMFKKILDSQRAYMKMAREWTRISDYAYLKDNIKE, encoded by the coding sequence ATGCTGGTTGTCTGCGGGCTTCTGCTCGGCGGCATCCTGCCCACCCAGGCCCAGGCCGCCGACCAGAAGGTCTATCACTGGCGCCTGGCCCAGACCTGGCCGACCAATTTCCCGATTTTCGGTGACGCGGTCAAGAATATGGCCGAGATGGTCAAGAAGATGTCCAATGGTCGCCTGCTGATCCGCATCGACTCCAAAAACAAGCACAAGTCCCCGTTCGGCATTTTCGACATGGTACGTGCCGGCCAGTACGACATGGGTCATTCAGCCTCTTACTACTGGAAGGGCAAGGACCCCAACACCATGTTCTTCACCACCATGCCGTTCGGGATGATTGCCCCCGAACAATACGCCTGGTTCTACTATGGCGACGGCATGAAACTGATGAAAGAAGTCTACGGCAAGTACGGGCTCTACTCCTTTCCCGGCGGCAACACCGGCAACCAGATGGGCGGCTGGTTCCGCAAGGAGATTAAATCCCTGGATGACCTGAAGGGGCTGAAAATGCGCATCCCCGGATTTGCCGGCGAAGTCATTTCCAAGCTCGGTGTGGTCGTGACCAACATTGCCGCCGGTGAGCTTTACACCGCTCTCGACCGCGGCACCATCGATGCCCTGGAATGGGTCGGCCCCTCGCTGGACCTGAACATGGGTTTCAACAAGATCGCCCCCTTCTACTACACCGGCTGGCATGAGCCCGCCACCGAGCTGCAGTTCCTGGTCAACCAGAAGAAATTCGATGCCCTGCCGGCCGACCTGCAGGAGATTCTGACCGTCGCCATGAAAACCGCGGCCTATGACATGTATGCCCAGTCGTACCATGAGAGCGCCGTCAACTGGGCGAAGATCCAGAAAGATTATCCGAACATCAAGGTCCGCACCTTCCCGAAAGAGATCATCAGCAAACTGAAGGAAGAGAACACCAAACTGCTGAATGAAAAAGCCGCGGCCAACCCGATGTTCAAGAAAATCCTCGATTCCCAGCGCGCCTACATGAAGATGGCCCGCGAATGGACGCGGATTTCCGATTACGCCTACCTGAAAGACAATATCAAGGAATAA
- a CDS encoding TRAP transporter small permease subunit, with protein MLLKLESWFDKYADAIGNLSAFLLILMLINVFYDAIMRYFFRSGSIALQEMEWHLFALTFLFGISYCLKEDGHVRVDIIYDRLPTKAKAAINILGTIFLLLPLCFLIVNGSIDFVKESYMLHEISGDPGGLTHRYLIKAMIPLSFVMVIISAGGFMLHNINMFLGLEREKPHNIEDDVL; from the coding sequence ATGCTGCTTAAACTCGAAAGCTGGTTTGATAAATATGCCGACGCCATCGGCAACCTCAGCGCCTTTCTGCTGATCCTCATGCTGATCAATGTTTTTTATGATGCGATCATGCGCTACTTCTTCAGAAGCGGCTCCATTGCCCTGCAGGAAATGGAGTGGCATCTGTTTGCCCTGACATTCCTGTTCGGGATCTCCTATTGCCTGAAAGAGGATGGGCATGTTCGGGTCGACATCATCTACGACCGTCTGCCGACAAAGGCCAAGGCGGCCATCAATATCCTCGGCACCATTTTTCTGCTGCTGCCCCTCTGCTTTCTGATTGTCAACGGTTCCATCGACTTCGTGAAGGAATCCTACATGCTTCACGAAATCAGCGGTGACCCCGGGGGGTTGACACATCGCTACCTGATCAAGGCCATGATCCCCCTGTCGTTCGTAATGGTCATTATTTCAGCCGGTGGGTTCATGCTGCACAACATCAATATGTTTCTCGGCCTGGAACGGGAAAAACCGCACAACATCGAAGATGATGTCCTGTAG